In Zingiber officinale cultivar Zhangliang chromosome 1A, Zo_v1.1, whole genome shotgun sequence, a genomic segment contains:
- the LOC122037982 gene encoding ATP-citrate synthase alpha chain protein 3: MARKKIREYDSKRLLKHHLKRLANIDLQICSAQVTQSTDFAELVNKEPWISSMKLVVKPDMLFGKRGKSGLVALNLDLAEIAEFVKTRLGSEVEMEGCRAPITTFIVEPFIPHEQEYYLSIVSEMLGCTISFSECGGIEIEDNWDKVKTIFLPTEKSMTTEACAPLIATLPLEVRGKIGDFIKGVFAVFQDLDFSFIEMNPFTLVNGEPYPLDMRGELDDTAAFKNFNKWGDIEFPLPFGRVLNPAESYIHRLDEKTSASLKFTILNPKGRIWTMVAGGGASVIYADTVGDLGYASELGNYAEYSGAPNEEEVLQYARVVVDCATTDPDGRKRALIIGGGIANFTDVAATFNGIIRALREKQAKLKAARMHIFVRRGGPNYQIGLAKMRALGEELGVPLEVYGPEATMTGICKQAIDCIMSADVNKRLSMQRYLNGHAELYPNKKGKHSYAESP; this comes from the exons atgGCCAGGAAGAAGATTCGCGAGTACGATTCGAAGCGCCTGCTCAAGCATCACCTCAAGCGCCTCGCCAACATCGACCTCCAAATCTGCTCCGCCCAG GTTACGCAATCGACGGACTTCGCTGAATTGGTGAACAAGGAACCATGGATCTCTTCCATGAAATTGGTGGTGAAACCCGACATGTTGTTCGGAAAGCGTGGGAAGAGCGGCTTGGTTGCCCTCAACTTGGACTTGGCCGAGATTGCTGAGTTTGTCAAGACGCGCCTTGGATCGGAG GTTGAAATGGAAGGGTGCAGGGCACCAATCACTACATTCATAGTCGAGCCATTCATCCCCCATGAGCAAGAGTACTACCTCTCCATTGTATCTGAGATGCTTGGTTGCACCATTAGCTTCTCAGAGTGTGGAGGAATTGAAATTGAGGACAACTGGGACAAAGTTAAGACCATCTTCCTTCCTACTGAGAAGTCCATGACAACCGAGGCATGTGCTCCATTGATTGCGACTCTCCCTCTTGAG GTTCGGGGGAAAATAGGAGACTTCATTAAAGGAGTGTTTGCTGTATTCCAAG ACTTGGATTTCAGTTTTATTGAAATGAACCCGTTCACTTTAGTGAATGGAGAACCATATCCACTGGATATGCGAGGGGAACTGGATGACACAGCTGCTTTTAAGAATTTCAATAA ATGGGGGGACATTGAATTTCCACTCCCTTTTGGAAGAGTCTTAAATCCTGCTGAAAGCTATATCCATCGACTCGATGAAAAG ACTAGTGCCTCATTAAAGTTCACCATTCTAAATCCCAAAGGGCGCATATGGACCATGGTGGCTGGCGGCGGTGCAAGCGTCATATACGCTGATACA GTTGGGGATTTGGGTTATGCATCAGAACTAGGAAATTACGCGGAATACAGTGGTGCTCCTAATGAGGAGGAGGTCCTGCAATATGCCCGAGTTGTTGTTGAT TGTGCAACCACAGATCCTGATGGCCGCAAGAGAGCCCTTATTATCGGtgggggtatcgctaacttcACTGATGTTGCAGCTACATTTAACGGCATTATCCGAGCTTTGAGAGAGAAG CAAGCAAAGCTAAAGGCTGCAAGGATGCACATCTTTGTGAGACGAGGCGGTCCCAATTATCAGATTGGCCTTGCAAAAATGCGGGCTCTCGGTGAGGAACTTGGGGTACCACTCGAG GTATATGGGCCAGAGGCAACAATGACAGGGATTTGCAAGCAAGCTATTGACTGCATCATGTCGGCTGA TGTAAACAAAAGGTTGTCGATGCAACGATACCTGAACGGCCATGCCGAACTCTATCCTAATAAAAAGGGTAAACATTCTTATGCTGAAAGCCCATAA
- the LOC122005122 gene encoding autophagy-related protein 8i-like, which yields MYNALFIFILHNQFSNGIPRDMSVGQFIHVLSRRRLHLAAGKALFMFVNNTLPQTAAIMDSLHGSYKDEDGFLIMCYSSEKTFG from the exons ATGTATAATGcacttttcattttcattttgcaCAACCAGTTCAGCAATGGAATCCCTCGAGACATGTCAGTTGGGCAGTTCATTCACGTGCTAAGTAGGAGGAGGCTGCATCTTGCCGCTGGGAAAGCTCTTTTCATGTTTGTTAATAATACTTTGCCTCAAACAG CTGCTATCATGGATTCGCTACATGGGTCATACAAAGATGAAGATGGGTTTCTTATTATGTGCTACAGCAGTGAGAAAACATTTGGATGA